In Patescibacteria group bacterium, the following proteins share a genomic window:
- a CDS encoding KilA-N domain-containing protein yields the protein MAKKQKIKVEGIEIVTFTKNNSDYISLTDIARHKNPAFPADVVKNWMRTRGTIDFLGLWERLHNPVFKLVEFDQFKNEAGANSFVLPPQKWIEKTHAIGLISKSGRYGGGTFAHIDIAFEFASWVSAEFKLYLLVEFQRLKQDENSRLKLEWNLQRTLAKINYKIHTDAIKEKLIPHELTKEQVNMKYADEADLLNVALFGITAKMWRDKNPKLKGNIRDYASIEQLVVLSNLESINALLIREGLSQKDRILKLNNTAIIQMKSLLTNDRVKKLESSKKEIR from the coding sequence ATGGCAAAGAAACAAAAAATAAAAGTTGAAGGCATAGAAATAGTCACTTTTACTAAAAATAATAGTGATTATATTTCTTTGACCGATATAGCGCGACACAAAAACCCGGCATTTCCAGCCGATGTCGTAAAAAATTGGATGAGAACTCGTGGCACGATTGATTTTCTAGGACTTTGGGAAAGACTGCATAATCCTGTTTTTAAACTGGTCGAATTCGACCAGTTTAAAAATGAAGCTGGAGCCAATTCTTTTGTGTTGCCGCCGCAAAAATGGATAGAAAAGACACATGCCATTGGTTTAATTTCAAAATCTGGAAGATATGGAGGCGGCACTTTCGCGCATATAGATATTGCGTTTGAGTTCGCTTCCTGGGTAAGCGCGGAATTCAAGCTATATTTATTAGTTGAATTCCAGCGGCTTAAACAAGATGAAAATAGCCGTTTGAAGCTTGAATGGAATCTTCAAAGAACGCTGGCAAAAATCAATTACAAAATTCATACCGATGCCATAAAAGAAAAGCTAATTCCACATGAATTAACGAAAGAACAGGTTAATATGAAATATGCCGATGAAGCGGATTTGCTCAATGTTGCCCTATTCGGGATAACCGCCAAAATGTGGCGAGATAAGAATCCAAAGTTAAAAGGAAATATTCGAGATTATGCTTCAATTGAGCAGTTGGTAGTTTTGTCTAATCTTGAAAGTATAAACGCATTATTAATTCGCGAAGGACTTTCGCAGAAAGATAGAATTTTGAAATTAAATAATACTGCAATTATTCAGATGAAATCGCTTTTAACAAACGATAGAGTAAAAAAGCTGGAATCATCTAAAAAAGAAATACGCTGA
- the xerA gene encoding site-specific tyrosine recombinase/integron integrase, with product MDVKELLAKIEEELKLRNYSKKTIKSYIACLNDYFKFIKIVTKDPDLAAIKKFLLEKQDRGLAPQTINLYLYAVKYFYSEITKCPRKINIKFAKTSKKLPIVLSRSEIEGLINCLTNRKHKLLIALAYGAGLRLSETSALKIKDLDLKELTLHLKGAKGNRDRITIVPEKLVPKISELIALRDKNEYIFLSNQGGKLSSRALQKVFEKALKSAKIEKDATFHSLRHSFATHLLENGVDVRFVQELLGHKNIRTTQLYTKVTNPILKNIKSPLT from the coding sequence ATGGATGTAAAAGAACTCTTGGCTAAAATTGAAGAAGAGTTAAAGCTGAGGAATTACTCAAAAAAAACGATTAAGAGCTATATTGCGTGCTTAAACGATTATTTTAAATTTATTAAAATCGTTACGAAAGATCCCGACTTGGCCGCGATAAAAAAATTTCTCTTAGAAAAGCAGGACAGGGGACTTGCTCCGCAGACTATTAACCTTTACTTATACGCGGTAAAATACTTTTACTCGGAAATTACTAAGTGCCCGCGTAAAATAAATATTAAATTCGCAAAAACTTCAAAAAAATTGCCGATTGTGCTATCCAGAAGTGAAATAGAAGGCTTGATAAACTGTTTGACAAATAGAAAGCATAAATTACTTATCGCCTTAGCTTACGGTGCGGGGCTAAGGTTAAGCGAGACATCCGCTTTAAAAATCAAGGACTTGGACTTAAAAGAACTAACCCTCCATCTAAAAGGCGCGAAAGGCAACCGGGACCGGATTACGATTGTTCCGGAAAAGTTAGTGCCGAAAATTTCCGAACTTATTGCCTTAAGGGATAAAAATGAGTATATTTTTTTAAGTAACCAGGGCGGAAAACTGTCCAGCCGGGCTTTGCAAAAAGTATTTGAAAAAGCGCTAAAGAGTGCTAAAATTGAAAAAGACGCTACTTTCCATAGTCTAAGACATAGCTTTGCCACCCATCTTTTAGAAAACGGCGTGGACGTGCGCTTTGTCCAGGAACTTTTGGGCCATAAAAATATAAGGACCACGCAATTATACACGAAAGTTACCAACCCGATTTTAAAAAATATAAAAAGTCCTCTAACATAG
- the murC gene encoding UDP-N-acetylmuramate--L-alanine ligase produces the protein MDFSKIKKIYMIGIKGTGMAALGQYLSEKGFEVIGSDTAENYSTTADTLKNSKIKVIDGFDEKNIPSDAGLIIYSTAYNAERNVEVAKALSGKIKTLTYPEALGAVFNSSYGIAVAGSHGKTTTTAWLGFVAREAGMEPSVMNGSFVPQFGGNSLAGKSDYLIVEVDEYQNKLQHYNPKAVLLNNIDYDHPDFFPDPESYEKVFIDFIKKIPKKGFLVANFDDSVIKKVARVNCQGKIITYALENSEADFIAYDIRTQGDKQYFKVKARFNNKDAEHGIDSAEELGDFSTSLMGQHNIYNGLAVIAASIELGLDLHKIREYLGEFKGTARRMELLGQFNGADIYDDYAHHPTEIKTTLLGLKESQADKNLVVVFHPHTFTRTKALLDDFAKAFGSADELIVLDIYGSAREKQGGVHTTELIEKIKNENLASQDAGHDTGREEQVIKYIPALEECEKYLRARLRRGDLCVLMGAGDVFRIGENLLKDI, from the coding sequence ATGGATTTCTCTAAAATAAAAAAAATTTACATGATCGGGATCAAGGGCACCGGCATGGCGGCTTTGGGGCAGTACTTGTCGGAAAAAGGATTTGAAGTGATTGGATCTGACACAGCTGAAAATTACTCTACGACTGCTGACACTTTAAAAAACTCTAAGATTAAAGTGATTGATGGATTTGATGAAAAAAATATTCCTTCTGACGCCGGCCTGATAATTTATTCTACCGCCTATAATGCCGAGCGGAATGTCGAAGTGGCAAAAGCTTTGTCTGGAAAAATAAAAACCCTGACTTACCCGGAAGCTTTGGGCGCGGTTTTTAATTCGTCTTACGGCATTGCCGTGGCTGGAAGCCATGGAAAAACTACGACTACCGCCTGGCTCGGATTTGTCGCCCGCGAGGCCGGAATGGAGCCGAGCGTCATGAACGGAAGTTTTGTCCCGCAATTCGGCGGCAATAGTTTAGCAGGGAAGTCGGATTACCTGATAGTTGAGGTGGATGAGTACCAAAACAAATTACAGCACTATAATCCCAAAGCGGTATTACTAAATAACATCGACTACGACCATCCGGATTTTTTTCCTGATCCCGAGTCTTACGAAAAAGTCTTTATAGATTTTATAAAAAAAATTCCGAAGAAAGGCTTTTTAGTCGCCAATTTTGACGACTCGGTTATTAAAAAAGTCGCCCGGGTAAATTGCCAGGGCAAGATCATCACCTATGCCTTAGAAAACTCCGAAGCGGATTTTATTGCTTATGATATTAGGACGCAGGGCGATAAACAATATTTTAAAGTCAAAGCCCGGTTTAATAATAAAGACGCGGAGCACGGGATTGACAGCGCCGAAGAATTGGGAGACTTTTCTACGAGCCTGATGGGACAACACAATATTTATAACGGCCTGGCGGTTATTGCCGCGTCAATTGAATTAGGGCTGGATCTCCATAAAATCCGCGAATATTTGGGAGAATTTAAGGGTACGGCCCGGCGGATGGAACTCTTGGGCCAATTTAACGGCGCGGACATTTATGACGATTACGCCCATCACCCGACTGAAATAAAAACAACGCTTCTTGGCTTAAAAGAATCGCAGGCGGATAAAAATTTAGTGGTAGTATTCCATCCGCACACTTTTACGCGGACCAAAGCGCTTTTGGATGATTTTGCCAAAGCTTTTGGTTCGGCGGACGAGCTTATCGTATTGGACATATACGGAAGCGCCCGGGAAAAGCAAGGAGGCGTGCATACGACCGAGCTGATTGAAAAAATAAAAAATGAGAATCTGGCCAGCCAGGATGCGGGACACGACACCGGGCGTGAAGAACAGGTAATTAAATACATTCCTGCCTTGGAAGAATGTGAAAAATACTTGCGCGCTCGCTTAAGGCGCGGCGACTTATGCGTTTTAATGGGCGCCGGCGACGTTTTTAGGATTGGTGAAAATCTATTGAAAGACATTTAA